The window tatatatatatatatatatatatactcaaaacAAGATCTGctaaaaagaacaaatcaaactATAGCTATGACAAAATTGAGTTTGCTTCTTTAATCATTATACtttgtatatattaaaacataattacaaaattaaaatgattctgAACACCTTGATATTGAATATCTAAAAAATCCTGTATAACGATTTAATctcacattttaaacataatgaaaattttatatttgtgtgtttttaatattatataaaaataaaacatattctgTTTATGTAACATCATTAGATTCGAACAAGATATtaacttttttgtaattttttttcatgcatgctccatttatatttacatagtaAATACCTTCCTCTCTATTTGTGAATAAAATCAGATTTGGGAATGTGTTTAGGGGACAGTTCACcgaatcatttactcaccctcatgttattccaaacctgtattactttcttGCATGCAATATTAAAGTAGCGTAAAGTAAAGTAaccaaactgtttggttaccagtatCAAAATCCCTTCTTTCATGgtctgcaaaaacattttttttttattcatttttgaatgaactgtctctttaaggcgAGATCGTGTATTCTGTCACATACACCGTGATGCAGAACAGCTGTTTTAAGGTTAGGATGCCAAAGAGCTGATACTAAGCAAGCTCTACCAAACTGTTCTGGGGAAATAAAGGAGCCACACCTAATGCAGTTATTCATTTTCCAACCacatggggaaaaaaaagtcGGCGACAGCGTGGGTGGTCTAAACACCACCCTTTTTAAAGACAATATACTCTTTTATCATGATTGAATATTACATCACCCTAAAGGTAGCAAAAACAAGTGTGAAGAGAGACAACTGATGTAaaggtttaatgttttttttcctctctagATCCTGATAATTACCTTCAGAAGAACATGTTGCTGCTGAATAAGTTTCCTGCATGGCTCTGTGCATTCACTCTGGTTTTGCTGACTCAAGATCCAGTCTCTACATCAGAGGTCACGGCCTGCGGGGTGGCAGGTAAGCTTTCTGGCTAGTTCCactgaaattatatatttaaaagaaaacaactaaataaaaataaatggtacCGTTCTAGTCATTCTGACTCAACATGACTTTTATCCGAGCTATTATAGATTCTTAAGTAGAGCTGTAAAATATAATCCTTTTTTATAAGTTTCATATGATGAGCCAAGCTTTGAAAGGGCTATAAAgaatcttaattttatttttattcttatcagtttatatacaatttatttatgttATGTCTTTTACCCCTTTTTCTACCTGGTCTTAtacttaattttttacatttaataaaagatcaattatttatttacttttttattgccATAAGAAATTGTAGTAAAAATAGCTTACGGTTtagttacattaataaatgataatagaCACTTAACATGAATGCATCCATTAAGAAATAAAGCACAATATAAATTTAATGAATGCCAAGTTCCAGTGAAATATCTTCCCAGTCGTCTGTGATGTCTTTACTTCAATCCTAATGTGTGTATTGTGGTAAGTGCGTGATAGTTCCTCTGCAGTTGATGAGGTTGTGGAATGCAACAACATCTGTGTGGGTAGAAAGAATGAGTCTAGAGTCACAGCGTGTCTCTTTCATTTGTTTAAGTAAAAGCTATTAAGTTTATGAAGGCTAAAATGGACAGTATGTGAGCCCTCCACAATGCAGAAAGCTAAATCTCTGTCACTTACTTGCTTAGTGGAGAAGAGTGGAGAAATATGCTCAACTAAGCTGGTTACAGTTGATTACACATGTTctggtaaataaaaataaaaactgaaaagagAAAAACTGGTAGAAAGTCAGTTAcaaattgaaatgtaaaatgtatggACATTTTAAGAAGAATTTCAAGTACATGTTGAGAGTTGGATGGCTGAGTTCCCAAATCAATAATGATGTGGCTTTGAGAGAATCTTCGGATCGTtacaggtttaaaaaaacaaaaaaacaacaacagccctAAACACTTAACAAAAAGAACCATTTTAGCATAAAACGGTTGTTTAGGACGATATGACTATAAATAGAACAATTACTATGAATAAAGAACCTTTATAGAACCATCTTGTTTAGAGTGTACAGTAGGTAAACTGATAGCAAATCGTTAACCTAATAATGTCTTTAACATTATGACACCATTTCTATTTCCTTTTGACATCATTTCCTTTCTAGCTTTACTGTATGATCAGACACACAGAGGTTTTTAGCATGACTTTGTATCACAGATTACTAAGAATTTTGAGTTGACTGGATTTCACAACGGTTACCCTCATACACGCACAAACATTTTGACTCATGGGATTGGAATTGAGTTTAGAATTAGAGCTGGATGTTTAATGCACGTGCTTTGTCTGTCTGTAAGCTAAGAGTAGTAAGTAGAGTTAACGTTGTTCATAGACATACAGTGTTGATTTCCCACAGTGGATCCACCTGCTAATATTGAGATAACGGACCCTGGCCTCCTGGGTTACCTCAGTATCCACTGGACTCGGCCAGCCAGCCTCCAGAACCTTTCAGGATGCACAGTACGATACCAGCTCAGATACTATGACACCTACGAGGAACGATGGAGGGTAGGAACCCTCGAGAACtcgcaaaacacacacacacaagtttgtttttgtgaaaagtggggacatcccataggcgtaatggtttttatactgtacaaactgtatattctatggcccttcaccaaccctacacctaaccctaaccctcacaggaaactttgtgcatttttactttctcagaaaaactcactctgtatggtttattagccttttgaaaaatggggacatgggttatgtcctcataagtcaccctctccttgtaatacctgtgtcatacccatgtcattatatagAGTTGTGGCttgatgtcacaaaaacaagagcacacacacaggcacgcacgcacgcacacagtctcatttattttatttttagcacgTAAGCATTCATTTCTCAGGCTCATCTCACAAACTTATTAAACTTAAGTCAGTTCCATGGAACTCCTTGTCAGAGCCAAAATCCGTTTCATTTAATGCAACCCTCCAGAGAGAACAACTCCCTGCGGGTGATGTACTTAGTATTCAGACAGACATATTTGTTTTACAACATGTTCAAAGTTAAGCCGCATTTCatgccttatatatatatttatatcatgccATTATTCTTACAAACATAGATATTTCTGACTCAAAACTGCCCTGTTTTTTGTGTTGTGCAGAGTGTCCGAACTGTCAAGCTGACTTACGCTGCTCAGTTTGACCTTGAGAAACCAGTCAAGGTGAAAATCCTCACTGTGCTGAAGTGTGCCTGCACCAATGAGACAGAAGTCCAAGGgcaggagagagagtgggtgCACGCACCTGAACCTACAGGTAAAGACTCGAAACCTTTCAATCCCACTGAAGCAAACATGAGCAAAGATCAGCCATATACTGTGACTGTGAGGAATCCAACTGAAGCCCTAACTGTATTCCTTACATTGCTTAGTTGcctctcttaaaaaaataaaaaataaaaataataataattttacatctaaaaatagttacttttgaaaaatatgttaaaaacaatCACTCAGGAAATGTCTTTTTTAGACATAGCAGGTCATCTCATTGTGTTCGGAGATCACATGAGCAGTCGAGCTACTAATCTCTGTAATTCCTGTTACTGATACATATGCTGGTGACAATATTCATGGCTGATGGGAAATGGAGAATTTCCACAGTCATGCTGGTAACTGTAAATGTGTGCTTTTTCTGCCGATATCTGATTGTGAGCATCAGATGATGAAAATACAAATTAGGTAGAAAAACATCAGTCAGATAGTAATTGCAgacaaaaaaattactgtaagTGATTGCGTAAATGTGAAAATGTTGGCGCAATTCTTTGGTCTTGTAGACTTATACGTTTGTGTAGCCACCTGAATTGACACTTGAATATTTTCTGTTTATCTGTTCCCAGCCTTTTTAATCTGAAGTATATTGCATAaccaaaatacaataataataaaaaaaaaaaaataggaacatGCTAGCCTAAACACATCCATCTGGGATCTATTGCACAGACATTTTCATAATAGAATGTCCTGTTTTCAAGGAAATTGCTTTTGAGGAGTGAACCAGCTGATGCACGATTTAGAGTCTTTCTATGAAATTGATCAAATCAATCGCAGTGTAGGCCTAACTGTGTGTTGAATTACATTTTACCTTAAATTTGATAATAACTGCATAATTTTAATTGATTAGTTCGAGGAAGCTAAGTTGCTTCATTCATTTCTAAGCAGAACTGCATTCTACTGTTATCCATAATGCTAGAATATAGCATATCACAATattcaataaaattacaattactaTTTTGACTGTTGTCATTTACTAATTATCACTTGTTAAACTAAACATGTTATCACCTGTCTCAGGTGTGGCAGGATCAAGAATAAGAGATTTCCAATGTGTCTACTATGGTAAGGAGTACATGGAATGCACCTGGAAGCCAGGACCTGTCCAGCCTCCGAACTCACAGCATTACCTCTATTACTGGTGAGCACTTCCATGTGAAATGCTGCTTACAAACATCATTAATGCATTCCAAATGATTTCACAGATGCATTAAGGGCTTCTGCCTTCAGGGGGAGGAGAGGACAGGTTGAagcacaaatatatttacttaaatgaATTGAGAGATCTTCTAGTGTTCACCGTTCAGATGTAAAAGCTTCGGCTGTTTTATCTGTTCTGTTGGGGGAAATGAAAGGCTATGCTCAATAGAGTATGCAGCTCACACAGTTACTTCTGGCAAGGTTTAACATGAGCCACGGTTCTGATCCACTAGGATCTGATAGCTGCATTCCACTGCACTACAAGTCAAGACAGAACTGCTTAGCTGGAATGAGTCAGCGTCTAGTTCTTTCAGTAAATCTATGTAACAGATCACAATAAAACGGAATCTTCAATATGATGTCAAAATACCATTTATAACACAAGCATCTATTCATACTCTGAATACAGGCATAATTTCTTGCAATGGTCAATCGCATGCATCATTTTCTTTCTAATGATGTCTTATGatgcacataaaaacaaacaagtttTATGTTGacatttcacattttgaatgataAAATAAGTGCACTTAATGACTTAACTTGATGAGTAAATGTGTATCTGTTTTTCCAGGCACAGGGAAATGGATGAAACAAAGGAGTGTCCAGAATACATCGTATTACCCGAGGGTCGTAGGGGATGCAGGTTTCCTCGAGAATTGCTCTTGGAGTTCTCCAAGTTTAATTTATGTGTAAATGGATCCTCTCCAGCAGGAAGTTTGAGAACGGCCTACTTTTCTATTGAGGTCCAAAACCATGGTAACTACACGCTGCTTTATACATGTCTGAATAAAGCTCACAATAAGTCTAGAATCTGCCAACTTGGCTAACTAGGGacatttaaagtgcatttaaagAACATATTCCTCCTTTTCTTCTTACTTTCTTTCTCTGGGCAGTAAAACCAGCAGTGGTCTCCACTATGGATGTGTCGGAGACTGATGGAGGTTTGAAGTTAGATTGGTCACCTCCTAGTGGTCAGGTGCCAGAACACTGCTTGGAATATGAGGTGGAAAGCAGCACTGCGATGGAAAATGGCGAAGAGAAGCAggtattttaatctttatttcttCTGTCCAGTGCAATTcgatgaaaaaataaacattatcctTGGCTCTGTTCTGCAAACCCTTTTGGTTGCTGCATATTTTAGGTGCCTCACATTTTACACATGTGATTTTAGTTATGGGCTGATAAGAATCAGACATATAAGATAAGGGAAACATCCAAAATGCCTTCGGGAGAAGGGACTGGGGAACACTGATGACAACGTTTTTTATAGCTTTGTAACATCCAGTAATTTGTAAACACCGCTTGTCTTCATGAACAACTGccattcacttttatttcatCCTGAATCTTGGCATACACTGTTAAACCAATATTTGCTTTTGGTAGTGTGTGCCAATACAAATATCAAAAAGAGCAGGAATTAAGACTGCCAAAAGCACCCATGTTGTGTCTGTTTGCCCTTTAGGAAAGAGTGGTTATTCAGAATTTAGCGGACACATCGTATGGCCTTCTGAGAGGGGTAGAAAGTCAGACAACTTGCTTCCGAATCAGATCAAAGGTGAACATGTACTGCGCTGATGGAGGAATTTGGAGTGACTGGAGCCAAAAAAAGTGTACAGGTTAGATCTTCTGTATCttttgaaacatttctaattGACAAGTGTTCATGAATGTTTGAAGATAGTTGTATTTTAATTCAACGTGCTCTTGAAAATTCATATAACACAGCCCAGGATGTTAGAACTTCAGAAATGATTAATTAGATTGTGAACAGTCCTTtccatttaaatgatttaatgttagATTGGATCATTTATAACTTTCTCCTCCTGTCACCATCAGAAGATAAGGAAACTCAATACATCCCACCATGGAAATATCTCACTCTGGTGGGCCTGGTGGTCATTGGCATTGGCATCCTCTGTCTTTCATTGTGGATATTACAGAAGATGTAAGTATGTGGCCAATAGATTTAGAAATATACAGATGCATTTACAGATTCTTTGATGTTTATTCTTCACCGATTTTACATTGACTCTTAAACTCATTGCTGTTCCCACAgctgcataaaaaaaatcatcaaaaaggATGCCCTCTATACATTATACAAGGAAAAGGTCAACAAGACCATGCCCACTATCCTCAGCCCTATTTTCAAGTGATGCTCCCTATGACCTGCTACGCTGAACTACTGTTTTAGCAGTCTTAAACTACAGTAAAAGCACTCTACTTGGAGAAAAACAAACCTGAGAACACCCTTAGTGCATTTAAAGTGATAGCTGATAGAACCAGTAATCTTGTGAAATAGATATGTAtggctgggtgatatatctaatgatatgatcatgcacatttaatcagtaaatctggttctgtgattagtgcttaattgccatcacctgcttttaaatggatcggcacttaatagacagagccgtagatcactgacaagctacgcaatatcatgTTCATTATCGAACACGATtaatctgcgataatgaacgtgatattgtgtagcttgtcagtgatctatggctgtgtctattaagtgccgctccatttaaaagcaggtgatggcaatttagcactaatcacagaaccagatttactgattaaatgtgcatgatcatatcattagatatatcgcccagccctagcggAGACCTAAATGAACCACGGCACTGACCTGAATGTATGAACTACTTTGTTTACCAAGCCACTGTACTACTATGTGatgtgtttacacacacatataatgtgtttcACTTAAAGTTActcatagatattttttttttaaatgccaatgATTTTTCAAATGCCAGTGATCTTGCCAATTTAATCAATGGGTTTTCAAATGCCAGTGATcttgtcacatttatttttctatcagCTTTTTTGCTGTTTCACTTGGATGTATGACTTTCAGTATTTGAGTTTGTTTTACTGCTGATTACATAATGAAGAAATCAGAAGTAAAGAGCATTCATACACTTTGGGAAAAAAAGTGCTAACTTTTAAATAcactaataaaatacatttttcttgaatTTATATCCTAATTTGTGTACGTTTTTGCAATAGATACAATCAACAAGAAGTCTGTAAAACACCCACCACTGTGAACAGATATGCAGTTACAAAACATATTAACATTGTTGTTCAGTTCCTTCAGAACAAACATTAAAGCACCCATGGTGGTTATCATCACTTCCTATGCTGACTAGACCTGGTGAATATGTACCGTGACTGGAACGGTGATGTTTGGGTGGACCATCATGACAGTATAGTACCAATGAAGAACTCTGTGAAACAGGGAGTTATTGTATTCAGAGAATTATTGCTAAGGCAACAAGCAGTGTTGTTTTGATAATGTTATACATTCATATCTTATCAAGCCACAGTCCTCCAATAGTAAACCAACTTAATTTTCTGTACCCTACTGATTTGATGTTGATGGATCCTAGTGAGGTATCCAAACCCTGCTCACTTTATGACTTTATGATGTTTGTTGTGCAAACATATGTCTTTGTTTTTCTTCCGTGGAAAATTTTGTtttggcccctgtttactttcatttatgGACTACAAAGTTCAaagtttcttcaaaatatcttagttTGTGTTTTGCACTTTGATAATGACAGTTCTTTTAGATTTTTGACAAAAGGCTTCTTTGCTGGCCGGTAGATAGCAGAtctttattttgactttatttattatgatttattatgtcTAATTCATTGATAGAATTAGGGACTTAAATTTTAGCATATTTCATTTACACCATCTAATTTATGATCTGAGaacatgaaattttttttttttttataataatgaaagtaaatggaaTGGAAATTTTCGAACATTTAATACATTACTGTCATTGTATTCATCTTATAAGGCAGTTTCCTGCAAAAGCCTGCCTGGAACTTCAGATAACTATGGGTTTGTGTATGTAACACTCATATTTGTTTTAAGTATGGAATTAAAATTGACTGATAGCAGTTATCATTATCAGTGAAGCAGTAAAGTACACCCTCCTTGGTTTTTAAACACCAAGTTGTCTTGAACAGATAAAGATCATTAATACTGTAATCCTTTATTCAACAATCTCACAATATCAACCTTGATAAAATCTAGAACTATATAGCATTCACTGGAATAAGGAAAATGAACCATGTCATTTCCAAGTAAATGTGCACATCAACCTTGACCACCAGtcagccacacacacgcacacacacacacacacacacacacacacgtggttTTTCATCAGAAAGTGAAAGACAAAATCATCAGGGAAATTGTCACTTGTGAAACTGTGAAACAGAATGCAAAAATGACTTTTATAATGTGATTGGAGACAGTTGTGtggccgcagtgtgtgaaaacatccagcctataatggtaaaaatccactcactcattgttttataattacaAAAAACATTAACAGTCTCTTCACGCAAGCAGTTCCAGACTGTGACGACATGTAGTCGGTGAAAGTCCTGCCCATTTGTGACGCTGTCTGCCCTCTGCCATTTATGTGTTCTTGCTTTAGCTGCTGGAGATAGAATATCAGCGTCagagagccattaaaagtgttgtgttCAGATAAACACCTGAGGACATGGTGGTTATgtttcattttcaaatgaaatgtcCCCCCAAAAAATATGTAGTAATGTAGTAATGATATTGCTACGGTATCTCCCAAGAGTCAAACAATCAAACTCTTGAGAGTTGTGTTCAATAAATTAAAGACTATCTATCACTACTATCACTATTTAACCCGAAATTGCAAAAATTGTGAATTCTACAAGCAAAACTTTCTTTGGAAGTATCTTCACTTCCAGCCAAACCCAAAAAGCCATTCTCCAACGATCCCAAGGACCCAGGAGAATTCAGAAGCTGTCTCTGTAAGGAAGCTTctgatgaaaatgtattttcaccATTACAGCGACACATATCAAAAGGTGACCAAAAAAAAGAGTGATATTGCTAAAGCTAACTTGCATCACCACAATGCTGGTGGGCTGCTGCTGCTGATCTTTGGATCATTGCCTTTCCAGTAGGCCACTCAGCTATATGGAGCTGGTAGCATTTCCATGAGATCATAATAAATGGATTATTAATAACTGTCCTAATCAATTAAAACAGATACTATAGAAGTCACTCGTATAGTTGTGAATGGGGCAAAAATGCAACACTAGATATGGTTGCTCTATTGAAGGAAGCCCCACTTTttagtaaaataactttttagtacttttgcactgattttttttacttggacccactttatgttaagtggccttaactactatatacttaaatttaaattattaatttggtacaatgcacttattctgtacatacatgttttttacGTTGTAcgtatatttgaaaaatatctgcacgtaattacatctgtaattaagttctgtaattacatgtataattacatgGTTGACCCATCCCTCACACCTTaacacacccttaaacttacccataccaccaaatctgtccctaaccttacctgtgctacctcaatagcagcaaaacaaattaacaatacaatatgaacacagtatttattttttgatgtaagtacatagtagttaaggccacttaatataaagtgggaccggcAGCTCTTTCAGAAAGATATAATTACTGTTCCTTCTGTAATATCTTACTGGAGTAATTCTTGAAGATATTCCTTGGAGGAAAGTGTGGtccttataaatatttaattactaatAAGGTTAAAGAGATATCTTTTAAGGTGCTACTCTGTAAATCTTTATcttaaaacaaatgtttcttgagatggATCCCATCTGCTCCTTTTGCAGATTGGACGACTTTTTGGGACTGTGTCCATGTTCCTTTTTGAAGAAATTCTGAATATTTGTACGTTTCTATCTTAGACAATTTTACTTTGGTGTTTAAGGATGTCTTGTTTTTTATAACTCTCACAAGAATTTAGAAGATAAGTATTTTTCCCCTCTTTCCTcttctttcttcttttattttaatttataaattaattgtttttggaCAATTTTTCCAGGTTCTCAGCTTTGTATATTgtt of the Carassius gibelio isolate Cgi1373 ecotype wild population from Czech Republic chromosome A5, carGib1.2-hapl.c, whole genome shotgun sequence genome contains:
- the LOC128004610 gene encoding interleukin-13 receptor subunit alpha-2 isoform X1, translating into MLLLNKFPAWLCAFTLVLLTQDPVSTSEVTACGVAVDPPANIEITDPGLLGYLSIHWTRPASLQNLSGCTVRYQLRYYDTYEERWRSVRTVKLTYAAQFDLEKPVKVKILTVLKCACTNETEVQGQEREWVHAPEPTGVAGSRIRDFQCVYYGKEYMECTWKPGPVQPPNSQHYLYYWHREMDETKECPEYIVLPEGRRGCRFPRELLLEFSKFNLCVNGSSPAGSLRTAYFSIEVQNHVKPAVVSTMDVSETDGGLKLDWSPPSGQVPEHCLEYEVESSTAMENGEEKQERVVIQNLADTSYGLLRGVESQTTCFRIRSKVNMYCADGGIWSDWSQKKCTEDKETQYIPPWKYLTLVGLVVIGIGILCLSLWILQKICIKKIIKKDALYTLYKEKVNKTMPTILSPIFK
- the LOC128004610 gene encoding interleukin-13 receptor subunit alpha-2 isoform X2 → MLLLNKFPAWLCAFTLVLLTQDPVSTSEVTACGVAVDPPANIEITDPGLLGYLSIHWTRPASLQNLSGCTVRYQLRYYDTYEERWRSVRTVKLTYAAQFDLEKPVKVKILTVLKCACTNETEVQGQEREWVHAPEPTGVAGSRIRDFQCVYYGKEYMECTWKPGPVQPPNSQHYLYYWHREMDETKECPEYIVLPEGRRGCRFPRELLLEFSKFNLCVNGSSPAGSLRTAYFSIEVQNHVKPAVVSTMDVSETDGGLKLDWSPPSGQVPEHCLEYEVESSTAMENGEEKQERVVIQNLADTSYGLLRGVESQTTCFRIRSKVNMYCADGGIWSDWSQKKCTDKETQYIPPWKYLTLVGLVVIGIGILCLSLWILQKICIKKIIKKDALYTLYKEKVNKTMPTILSPIFK